gggggagccggcgccccctttccctgccccatttcccgcccccctgagccagccagtccccgccctggggccgggtgggagccggtgccccccagaAGGGGACAGGCGCCTGCCCCatgtcctgcccccccagcactgccctgaggccggggggagccggcgccccccacaggggccaggcccccgcccagttccctgcccccctgagccagccaggccctggcctggggccgggtgggagccggcgccccccagaggggacaggcccctgctccattccctgcccccctgagccaggcccctgctccattccctgcccccctgagccagccagtccctgccctggggccggggggagccggcgccccccacagGGGCCAGGCCCCCCCTCCTGGCAGTGGGGGGAGCTGTCCCATGTTCTGGctgcccctgacccccccccccgttgccCCCCCAGGTGGGCGTGATCAGCTGGGGCGTGTTCGACCTCTGCACACCCCCCAAGCGCAACGAGCCGGTCCGGAACGAGGCCCACGCCCGCGACTTCCACCTCAACCTCTTCACGGTGCTGCCCTGGCTGCGGGAGAAGCTGGCCGACGAGGAGCTGGGCTTCATCTgaggggggccgggggcccccccgcacggcaccccccccccgccctagaAATAAACGGTcgctgcccagccctgctgccccggggctgggagGCCCCTGGAAAGAGAGAACTCGACTGACTCGTGActggggggctggcctgggggggcagcggggggctctgccgggcagtcagggccccccatggccccagggcggcgctagggggcagggtggggggcagcaggaagcagacTCAGGTGGGGGCAGTTTCAGTGGGTTTATTAAGGTGCTAACGAGCCCCCCCCATCTCAGAAGAGGTCCTCGTTGTAGACCACCTGCGAGCGCCGGTCCCGGTGGGAGCCCTTCGCGCTGTTCTTcacggctggggggggagggagggggggttagTGCCGGCtcaggagaccccccccccaggatagaacccagctcccaaccaccagcccccactcccctcccggagccgggagagaacccaggagtcctggctcccagccccccctgctctaacccaccagcccccaatcccctcccagagccaggagagaacccagcagccccccttccccccgcgagcagggagaggacccaggcgtccgggcggcCCGCCACTCACCCAGCGATCCCCAGACGGATTTCCCGGTGGCGGCGTCCAGCATGGGCTGCTTGCGGGCGATACTGACTTTCAGCTGCACGTCCTCGACCACGGCCCCGTTgagctgtggggagaagggggcacgGCTCTGACCCCAGCCCCTCTGCGTCCTGGCCCAACCCACAGTGGGtaaccagcccccgccctgccccgccccagaaccagccgccccccagcgctgggcgaggggtccccgggtaaccagcccccgccccaccccagagccagccgcccccagcgccgggcgaggggtccccgggtaaccagcccctgccccgccccagaaccagccgcccccagcgccgggcgaggggtccccgggtaaccagcccctgccccgccccagagccagccgcccccagcgccgggcgaggggtccccggtaaccagccccgccccagagccagccgcccccagcgccgggcgaggggtccccggtaaccagccccaccccagagccagccgcccccagcgccgggcgaggggtccccggtaaccagcccctgccccgccccagaaccagccgcatcccagcgccgggcgaggggtccccgggtaaccagcccctgccccgccacagagccagccgcccccagcgccgggcgaggggtccccgggtaaccagcccctgccccgccacagagccagccgcccccagcgccgggcgaggggtccccggtaaccagcccccgccccgccccagagccagccgccccccagcgccgggcgaggggtccccggtaaccagcccccgccccgccacagagccagccgcccccagcgccgggcgaggggtccccggtaaccagcccccgccccgccacaCGCCCAGCCGCCCCccgcgccgggcgaggggtccccggtaaccagcccccgcccccccccagagccagccgcccccccgcgccgggcgaggggtccccggtaACCAGcctccgccccgccccagagccagccgcccccagcgccgggcgaggggtccccggtaACCAGctgtgaaggagtaggaagcacagactgtctgtgcgggggaggggagagccagaggtttaggtgaagatgcaggaattcaactgtgagctgagcttggcctgggggaggggagatgacacctctggccaggggagacaaaggaaaggagctgaggaaagaggaggggccggagggaatgggcagacgagtgctggctggagaacagaggggaggcagggagaccgagctctgatccccaaggggggctggggggccccccaagatggacctatccgggggatccggttatctgtgcctgcaagacctgtgttggactgtgttcctgtcgtctaaataaaccttctgctttactggctggctgagagtcctgatgaatctgcagggagtgcgggggtgcaggacctgactcccccacactccgtgacaactggtggcagcggtgggatcagcggcaccccgtggacggcgcttcctgcagtaagtgactggggagcagtaaaacgaaggggcgagtcacccctgggcgagtgtggccagagagcaggactttgcagtaacagggtcctccgggggatcacagcgagcgatcccaggggcggaggagtctgcagctcgaccctggcagagaggtggtgagctcaaggactggcacactaggggtccccctggaacccgtggggagcggcgagcaccccagcctgcgagtggccagcaggaagatgtattcccagaagcgcaagtgtgagctggtggagctgtgcaagcagagggggctgcactgtgggaagctcaccaaggcccagctgattgcccggctggaggagagagatcgcaggaatgaaccggtccctgtctctgagggaagcagccgggcagatgcagcgcaggcaccagtgtctgtccccgctgggagtggtcagccggccgctgagggcgtcccgagaccccccacccctaggcctagagggagggggaggaggagcccagctacggagggcaccgtgacccccccggccagcaggggatcgtcccggcgacgctcggcctccgtggagcgcaggcggctggacttggagagagagatcaaactgaaggagatggagatggaggaccggcagaagcaacgggaatacgatgagagggagaaggagaagcagcgcagtcatgagctggccatggcccagctgaacaacagggaggccccggctgcggtgagtgagggggggcccaagcctacaaagagcttcggtaagagcttcctggccccgcgtaaggagggggaggacatagacaccttcctgacggcctttgagaatgcctgcgagctgcaccaggtggaccctgcagacaggatccggtgcctcacccccttactggactccaccgccgtggaggtgtacagccgaatgagaggggaggaggcgcgggactacaacctgttcaaagaggccctgctccgcgagtttgggctgaccccggagatgtaccggaagaggttccggggtcaacgtaagacccgggaggtcacatacctgcaactggtcaaccgggcgcaggggtacgcccgcaagtggacggctggggcccaaactagagaggacctgcttgacctagttgtactggagcacctgtatgcgcagtgcccatccgacctgaagcagtggctgatggaccggaagccggagaacccgcagcatgcaggccggctggccgaccaatacatggacagtcgggcggcggatggcagggaggcgtctcgaaggagcaggtctgcctcaacgcagagagagagtcaccatgggacctcccagaaggagccgagggagggcccccaccaaagggaagcatctggcgtcaggtccagccgtcccactcgaggggacccacgagacatgggctgctatcaatgtggccaaccgggccacgtacggggccagtgccccaagctccgggacaaactgagcagaccaaccccacactgggtcaacttggtagagacccagccggatgaggggcagcgttcgcacgaaaggggggtgggccgcgtaccccctgcgaaggagggaggggggccccgggtggacccctccgaggggctggatgctcccagccctgagtttggggtttacagggtgggcacgggactacccctccggagcgagtgccttgttcccctggaggtagacgggaaggaggtcactgggtactgggatacgggcgcagaggtgacgctggcccggccgcaggtggtgggcccagatcggatggtgcccaacacctacctgaacctgaggggtgtgatcgggaccccattcaaggtgcctgtagcgagggtgcacctaaagtggggggacaaggagggcctcaaggacgtgggggtgcacccacatttgcccacggaggtgttaatggggggggacctcgaggactggccaagtaacacccagggtaccctgtccgtgaaccgtagtcagggtcgacgcagggctctgcaccctgaccccggggAACGTACTCTGGCCgagacaccggaccctgacccggtagggagggaacgcccagggacagggctcagaggggctgtggccccagtcccagccggtgagagagagcagatccccgtccctgccccagcggctgagtaccaggccgcggtgcgggaagacccctccttgcggaggataagggacctggccaacctcggggggggacagaccatgggacgaggtggccggaaaaggttcctgtgggagaaggggctcctgtaccgagaatgggctcccccagggaagatggagtcaggggggatcaggaggcagctggtggtaccccaggagtatcgccgccagctgctgtgccaggcccatgacatgtccccctcagggcaccagggagcctggcgtacccagcagcggctgctgcagaactattactggcctggggtctttgcccatgtccggcagcactgccgctcctgtgacctctgccagagggggaggaaggcccgggacaggggggagatggctgtaaggcccgggccccaccccgaggagcctgtccggaggggggccagggtcaggaggggggctctgcaccgagagagcctgaatcacagccccccagactggaacgtggggggaaggccccaggcccgtgtgcaccccaggggtactggggtggggagagggcgcgggcggcataaggttgtaggtgggtccgaacttccccgggtcactggctggagtgaccccgctcagttcagtctcggaggggggagaggtgtgaaggagtaggaagcacagactgtctgtgcgggggaggggagagccagaggtttaggtgaagatgcaggaattcaactgtgagctgagcttggcctgggggaggggagatgacacctctggccaggggagacaaaggaaaggagctgaggaaagaggaggggccggagggaatgggcagacgagtgctggctggagaacagaggggaggcagggagaccgagctctgatccccaaggggggctgtggggccccccaagatggacctatccgggggatccggttatctgtgcctgcaagacctgtgttggactgtgttcctgtcgtctaaataaaccttctgctttactggctggctgagagtcctgatgaatctgcagggagtgcgggggtgcaggacctgactcccccacactccgtgacaccagcccccgccccagagccagccgcccccagcgccgggcgaggggtccccgggtaaccagcccccgccccgccacagagccagccgcccccagcgccgggcgaggggtccccggtaaccagcccccgccccgccccagagccagccgccccccagcgccgggcgaggggtccccggtaaccagcccccgccccgccacagagccagccgcccccagcgccgggcgaggggtccccggtaaccagcccccgccccagagccagccgcccccagcgccgggcgaggggtccccggtaaccagcccccgccccagagccagccgcccccagcgccgggtgaggggtccccggtaacccgcccccgccccgccccagagcccgcCGCCCCccgcgccgggcgaggggtccccgggtaaccagcccccccccccccgagccagccgcgTTTCCAGGCCGGGGGCCGTACCTCAGCGATGGCCTGATCCGCTGACTCCATCTTCTCGTAGGTGACGAAGGCGCAGCTGGGGGGTGAGACGTGAGAGGGGAGTCActggctccaccccctgcctcagccccgccCCTTTAACTCCTCCCCTTCTTTCCAGCCCCGCCCATCCCTCATTTAGTCCCTGTGATTTAGCCATGTCCTAGCCCCGCCCCTAATTCCTCCCAGTCCCACCCACCTGCCCTAGCCACGCCCACCTCCAACACAGGCCCCGCCCCTCGGCTGTAGCCCCGCCCTCACTTGCGGGGGTTGTCCATGGAGAGGTCGATGATGGTGCCGAAGGGGGAGAAGGCTCCGCGCAGGAGGCTCTGGGTCATGTCGGTGCCGTACACGTAAACCGTGTTCCCCTTGCGCGGGGCGCGGCGATCCGGGAACGAGTCCGACCCTGCGGGAGCCGGggtcagagaacccaggagtccgggcccccagcccccccccccccactccaaccacccctcccctccaagagctgggagagaacccaggagtccgggctcccagcccccccactcccctcccagagccaggagagaacccaggagtccgggtccccagccccctgctctaaccactacaccccactcccctcccagagccaggagagaacccaggagtccgggctcccagcccccccactcccctcccagagccaggagagaacccaggagtccgggtccccagccccctgctctaaccactacaccccactcccctcccagagccaggagagaacccaggagtccgggctcccagcccccccccccccactccaaccacccctcccctccaagagctgggagagaacccaggagtccgggctcccaacctccctcctgctctaaccactacatcccactcccctccccgagccgggagagaacccaggagtcctgactcccagccccctgccctaaccactacaccccactcccctcccagagccggagagagaacccaggagtcctggcacccagccccctgctgtaaccaGTAGCCCCCCCTCCtctggcacccagccccctgctctaaccagtagcccccactcccctggcgcccagccccctgctctaaccagtagccccccctcccctggtgcccagccccctgctctaaccagtagcccccctcccctggcgcccagcccccggTGCCGTACGGCGGAAGCTGCTGTCCCGCTCGCGGTCCCGGTCCCTCTCGCGGTCCCTCTCGCGGCTCCGCTCCCGGCTGCGGTCCCGGTCGTAGTCCCACTCGAAGGTGCGCAGCCCCTCGCCGCGCTCCGGCTCCTTCTCGGGCTCCCGCTCGTCCTCCGGCTCCTTCTCGGGGTCCCGCAGGCGCTCGCTGGAGCTCACGAAGCTGCGGCAGGGCGGGATCGCAGGCCGGGTTACGGCAGAGTCACTGGGGAGCTGCCCCGGCCGGGCCAATACGGCGGGGGGGCGCACGGGGGCCCGGGGCGGTTACACGAGAGGGGTTTGGGGGTCCGGGGCGGTtacaggagggagtttgggggctcgGGGCGGTTACAGGAGGGAGTCTGGGGGCTCGGGGAGGTTACGGGAGGGGCGCTCAGGGGGTTCACGGGGGTTACGGGAGGGGCGCTCTGGGGGTTCACGGGGGTTACGGGAGGGCGTTTGGGGGCTCGGGGCGGTTACGGGAGGGGCgctctgggggttcaggggggtTACGGGAGGGCGTTTGGGGGCTCGGGGCGGTTACAGGAGGGGCACTCGGGGGGTTCAGGGGGGTTACGGGAGGGCGTTTGGGGGCTCGGGGCGGTTACGGGAGGGGCGCTCGGGGCGGTTAAAGCAGGGTTACGGGAGGGCGTTTGGGGGCTCGGGGCGGTTACGGGAGGGGCGCTCGGGGGGTTCACGGAGGTTACGGGAGGGCGTTTGGGGGCTCGGGGGGGTTACGGGAGGGTTACGGGAGGGCATTTGGGAACTCGGGGGGTCACGGGAGGGGCGCTCGGGGGCCGGGCCTGTCACGGGAGGGTCTCACGTTCACTCACCTCTCGTAGAGGGATTTCCGCTGGGGGCGCCGGGACTGGAGCAAACAGAAGAGATCGTCATCCCCTCTGAGCGCAGCCCACCCCACGGGCTcggaaccccggcgtccgggccgCAGCTCAGCATCCCAAATCCTCcccttcaccccctgccccaactgttCACAACgcccctcccagagtcagggagagaacccaggcatcctggctcccagccccccaccccccgctctaaccacccgcccccacgcccctcccagagccggggagagaacccaggcgtcctggctcccagccccccaccccccgctctaacccacccgcccccacgcccctcccagagtcagggagagaacccaggcatcctggctcccagccccccaccccccgctctaaccacccgcccccacgcccctcccagagccggggagagaacccaggcgtcctggctcccagccccccacccccccgctctaacccacccgcccccacgcccctcccagagtcagggagagaacccaggcgtcctggctcccagccccaccactctaaccactagccccaccctgccctcccagagaacccaggcgtccggtaCCTCCTGGCATTCGTCGTCGGCCGATAGGCTGCGCTGGAAGGGCTGGAAGGTGGGGGCTGGTCCCTTCTCAGGGTCCTAGGGGGAGACACAGAGTGAAGAGGGGTCTGGGGGGGTCTGACCCCCAcggtgccccccgcccctcccccgctcaccTTCAGCTTCCCCTCCAGCGTCCGCGAGCGCTTGAACCCGCAGTTCTTGTTCTCCGCCCTGATGGCGCTGATGGCTCCCGTCTTCACCAGCATCTTGGCCTGCTCCGTGGCCGTGGCCGTGTCCACCACCGGCTGGTCCGagatggctggggggaggggcagggatcgaacccaggcgtccgggctccccacccccgctgtaACTgtcagcccccgctcccctcccagagccggggacagaacccaggcatccgggatcCCCACCCTCGCTGTAACcggcagcccccgctcccctcccagagccggggacagaaccagGCATCTGGGATCCCCACCCCCGCTGTAACcggcagcccccgctcccctcccagagccggggacagaacccaggcatccgggatcCCCAGCCCCGCTGTAACCgtcagcccccgctcccctcccagagccggggacagaacccaggcatccgggatcCCCACCCTCGCTGTAacacccagcccccgctcccctcccagagctggggagagaacccaggcgtccgggatccCCACCCCCGCTGTAaccgccagcccccactcccctcccagagccggggacagaacccaggcatccgggatcCCCACCCCCGCTGTaaccccagcccccgctcccctcccagagctggggagagaacccagatgtccgggcttccagccccccctcctctaactaccagcccccactcccctcccctccccaagccagggagagaacccaggcgtccgggctcccagcctcccgctgtaacccccagcccccactcccctcccagagccggggagagaacccaggagccctggctcccacctGCCGCCCCGCGACCCCACTCtgaacccagcccccaccccctcctagagccggggagaacccaggcgtccgggctcacaGCGTTTAATGCCTCCCTGGCTGGCCTGGCTGGTCGAACTCTGTTGCTTCTTTAGAGCCAGAAGAGCCTTTTTCTGGGGGGGTCAAAAGGGAAGAGAGTCAGTTGTGGGGcaagtccccctccccccgccccgcattcccctcccccgccattcccctccctcccctccccccgggcccatctagcctggtatcccgcctgccgggggagggggggttccgGGCTCTGACCTTCTTCTTCAGCTTCGCAAACTTCTTCTGCagggcctcctcctcctcggtgagggcggggggcaggacgAGCATGGCGGGGGGCAGAAGTGGGAGACTCCGGGGGGGGCTGTTCCGGGGCGAGCCCCCGGCGCTGCCTCGGGTCCGGTCGCTGGCGCTGCGGGTCCTGCCCGAGGGAAGACAGAGCCGTGactccagctcctcccccgcccctggaACCTACCCACAATCCCCCAGGTTAGCCTTTCTCCagcacccacaatgcactggggcaAGCCCCACCTTCTCCCACAAGGCAGCCTGGCTGGCGAGAGCCCAGAATGTCCCAGGGCCCTAGGGGTGAAAGGGACCCTGCcaatcccacaatgccctggggcCTAGGTCAACTGACACTCGTCATGGACACTGCCAAACTTCATTATACCTGGCCCCCAGCCAATCTCAGCCCAAATACCACCATCCCATAATGCCCCCGGGGTGCGCCAGCCAATCCCACACTGCCCTGCAACTCTGCCAGGCAGCAACAGCGGCCAACCCCGCCTGCCTTCCCCAGCATGCACCAGGACAGCCCTGCCAAccgctcccatgatgcactggggCCACCGCCAATCTCCCAGTGCCCCTTCACCCCTGCCAAccgctcccatgatgcactggggCCACCGCCAATCTCCCAGTGCCCCATCACCCCTGCCAAccgctcccatgatgcactggggCCACCGCCAATCTCCCAGTGCCCCATCACCCCTGCCAACCGCTCCCATGATGCACCGGGGCCACCGCCAATCTCCCAGTGCCCCATCACCCCTGCCAACCGCTCCCATGATGCACCGGGGCCACCGCCAATCTCCCAGTGCCCCATCACCCCTGCCAAccgctcccatgatgcactggggCCAACGCCAATCCCTCAGCGCCCCATCACCCCTGCCACCGCTCCCATGATGCACCGGGGCCACCGCCAATCTCCCAGTGCCCCATCACCCCCGCCAACCGCTCCCATGATGCACCGGGGCC
The sequence above is a segment of the Mauremys mutica isolate MM-2020 ecotype Southern chromosome 12, ASM2049712v1, whole genome shotgun sequence genome. Coding sequences within it:
- the NELFE gene encoding negative elongation factor E, with the protein product MLVLPPALTEEEEALQKKFAKLKKKKKALLALKKQQSSTSQASQGGIKRSISDQPVVDTATATEQAKMLVKTGAISAIRAENKNCGFKRSRTLEGKLKDPEKGPAPTFQPFQRSLSADDECQESRRPQRKSLYESFVSSSERLRDPEKEPEDEREPEKEPERGEGLRTFEWDYDRDRSRERSRERDRERDRDRERDSSFRRSDSFPDRRAPRKGNTVYVYGTDMTQSLLRGAFSPFGTIIDLSMDNPRNCAFVTYEKMESADQAIAELNGAVVEDVQLKVSIARKQPMLDAATGKSVWGSLAVKNSAKGSHRDRRSQVVYNEDLF